From Vanacampus margaritifer isolate UIUO_Vmar chromosome 8, RoL_Vmar_1.0, whole genome shotgun sequence, a single genomic window includes:
- the elmo2 gene encoding engulfment and cell motility protein 2 isoform X1: protein MPPPVDIVKVAIEWPGANAQLIEMDQKRPLTSIIREVCDGWSLSGSEQFALRYADGPQLYITEQSRSEIKNGTILRLAISPGRAARQLLERIQSHGIDTRLEALKELAKLSADPTFAAEFINMEGIGTLARLVDSGTHFGEMLAFTLTAFLELMDHGIVSWDLISLSFIKQIAGYVNQPMVDVSILQRSLAILESMVLNSHSLYHRVAQEITVGQLIGHLQVSNQEIQTYAIALINALFLKAPEDRRQEVYTNPLEQHLTEMASTLAQKHLRSIILNHVIRGNRPIKAEMAHQLYVLQVLTFNLLEERMMTKMDPNDQTQRDVIFELRRIAFDGENDPTGTEKRKALYAKDYKMLGFTNHVNPALDFTQTPPGMLALDNMLYLAKVHQDTYIRIVLENSSREDKHECPFGRCAIDLTRILCEILQVGELPNEGCNDYHPMFFTHDRAWEEFFCVCIQLLNKTWKEMRATSEDFNKVMQVVREQITRALAMKPSSLDQLKNKLRGLSYSEILRLRQSERMSQDDFQSPPIIELRERIQPEILELIKQQRLNRLCEGSCFRKVGNRRRQEKFWFCRLSLNHKVLHYGDLDESRQGEVPFEMLSDKIPVSDIKSVLTGKDCPHMKEKSALKQNKEVLELAFSVFYDPDETLNFVAPNKYEYCIWTDGLCALLGREMSSDLTRSDLDTLISMEMKLRLLDLENITIPEAPPPVPKEPSSYNFTYNYS from the exons ATGCCCCCACCTGTTGACATTGTGAAGGTGGCTATCGAATGGCCGGGTGCAAATGCTCAACTTATAGAGATGGACCAG AAAAGACCTTTGACCTCAATCATCCGCGAAGTCTGTGATGG ATGGTCTTTGTCTGGCTCTGAACAGTTTGCTCTGCGGTATGCTGATGGTCCTCAGCTCTATATCACTGAACAG AGTCGCAGTGAAATAAAGAACGGGACCATCCTTCGATTAGCCATTTCACCC GGCCGTGCTGCTCGTCAGCTCCTGGAGCGTATCCAGTCCCATGGGATTGACACTCGCCTAGAGGCTCTAAAGGAGCTGGCCAAACTGTCAGCAGACCCCACGTTTGCCGCTGAGTTTATCAATATGGAAGGGATCGGGACGTTGGCCCGCCTCGTCGACAGCGGCACCCA CTTTGGTGAAATGCTGGCGTTCACTCTCACTGCATTCCTGGAGTTAATGGATCACGGCATCGTATCCTGGGATCTTATCTCGCTCTCCTTCATCAAGCAG ATTGCCGGCTACGTGAACCAGCCCATGGTGGACGTGTCCATCCTGCAGCGCTCTCTGGCCATCCTGGAGAGCATGGTACTCAACAGCCACAGCCTCTACCACCGAGTGGCTCAGGAGATCACCGTGGGACAGCTCATCGGGCACCTGCAAGt GTCAAACCAAGAGATTCAGACCTATGCCATTGCCCTCATCAATGCGCTTTTCCTGAAAGCACCTGAGGATAGACGGCAG GAGGTGTACACTAACCCGCTGGAGCAGCACCTCACT GAAATGGCAAGCACCTTGGCCCAGAAGCACTTGCGGTCCATCATTCTTAAT CACGTCATAAGAGGAAATCGACCAATCAAAGCAGAGATGGCACATCAGCTGTATGTGCTGCAGGTGTTGACCTTTAATCTTTTGGAGGAACGGATGATGACCAAAATGGATCCAAATGACCAG ACTCAAAGAGACGTGATTTTTGAGCTGCGGAGGATTGCCTTTGATGGAGAAAATGACCCCACTGgcacagaaaaaagaaaggcgTTGTACGCTAAGGATTATAAAATGCTAGGTTTCACG AACCACGTGAACCCTGCTCTGGACTTCACTCAGACTCCCCCAGGGATGCTAGCTTTGGACAACATGTTGTACCTAGCCAAAGTCCATCAGGACACGTACATCCGT ATTGTTCTGGAAAACAGTAGTCGCGAGGATAAGCATGAATGTCCCTTTGGCCGATGTGCCATCGACCTCACTCGGATACTCTGCGAGATACTACAAGTTGGAGAACTGC CTAATGAGGGCTGCAATGACTACCATCCCATGTTCTTCACACATGACCGGGCGTGGGAGGAGTTCTTCTGCGTCTGCATCCAGCTGCTCAATAAAACCTGGAAGGAGATGAGGGCCACCTCTGAGGACTTTAATAAG GTGATGCAGGTAGTCCGAGAACAGATCACCAGGGCTCTGGCCATGAAGCCCTCGTCTTTAGACCAGCTGAAGAACAAGCTGCGAGGTCTCAGCTATTCGGAGATACTGCGACTACGACAGTCTGAGAGAATGAGCCAGGATGACTTTCAGTCTCCGCCCATCAT CGAGCTGCGAGAGAGAATCCAGCCTGAGATTCTGGAGCTCATTAAACAGCAACGACTCAATCGGCTATGTGAGGGCAGCTGTTTCCGAAAAGTGGGGAACCGCCGAAGGCAAG AGAAATTTTGGTTCTGCAGACTCTCTCTTAACCACAAAGTGCTGCACTACGGGGACTTGGATGAATCACGTCAGGGTGAAGTGCCTTTTGAGATGCTAAGTGACAAGA TCCCAGTCTCTGACATCAAGTCTGTGCTGACTGGAAAGGACTGCCCTCACATGAAGGAGAAAAGTGCTCTGAAACAAAACAAG GAGGTGCTGGAGTTGGCTTTCTCTGTCTTTTATGATCCGGATGAGACGCTCAACTTTGTTGCGCCCAACAAATATGAG TattgcatctggacggacggcCTCTGCGCACTGCTGGGCAGAGAGATGAGCAGTGACCTGACCCGCAGTGACCTGGACACGCTTATCAGCATGGAGATGAAGCTCCGCCTCCTGGACCTTGAGAACATCACAATCCCAGAGGCCCCGCCCCCTGTCCCCAAAGAGCCAAGCTCTTATAATTTCACTTACAACTACAGCTGA
- the elmo2 gene encoding engulfment and cell motility protein 2 isoform X2, which produces MPPPVDIVKVAIEWPGANAQLIEMDQKRPLTSIIREVCDGWSLSGSEQFALRYADGPQLYITEQSRSEIKNGTILRLAISPGRAARQLLERIQSHGIDTRLEALKELAKLSADPTFAAEFINMEGIGTLARLVDSGTHFGEMLAFTLTAFLELMDHGIVSWDLISLSFIKQIAGYVNQPMVDVSILQRSLAILESMVLNSHSLYHRVAQEITVGQLIGHLSNQEIQTYAIALINALFLKAPEDRRQEVYTNPLEQHLTEMASTLAQKHLRSIILNHVIRGNRPIKAEMAHQLYVLQVLTFNLLEERMMTKMDPNDQTQRDVIFELRRIAFDGENDPTGTEKRKALYAKDYKMLGFTNHVNPALDFTQTPPGMLALDNMLYLAKVHQDTYIRIVLENSSREDKHECPFGRCAIDLTRILCEILQVGELPNEGCNDYHPMFFTHDRAWEEFFCVCIQLLNKTWKEMRATSEDFNKVMQVVREQITRALAMKPSSLDQLKNKLRGLSYSEILRLRQSERMSQDDFQSPPIIELRERIQPEILELIKQQRLNRLCEGSCFRKVGNRRRQEKFWFCRLSLNHKVLHYGDLDESRQGEVPFEMLSDKIPVSDIKSVLTGKDCPHMKEKSALKQNKEVLELAFSVFYDPDETLNFVAPNKYEYCIWTDGLCALLGREMSSDLTRSDLDTLISMEMKLRLLDLENITIPEAPPPVPKEPSSYNFTYNYS; this is translated from the exons ATGCCCCCACCTGTTGACATTGTGAAGGTGGCTATCGAATGGCCGGGTGCAAATGCTCAACTTATAGAGATGGACCAG AAAAGACCTTTGACCTCAATCATCCGCGAAGTCTGTGATGG ATGGTCTTTGTCTGGCTCTGAACAGTTTGCTCTGCGGTATGCTGATGGTCCTCAGCTCTATATCACTGAACAG AGTCGCAGTGAAATAAAGAACGGGACCATCCTTCGATTAGCCATTTCACCC GGCCGTGCTGCTCGTCAGCTCCTGGAGCGTATCCAGTCCCATGGGATTGACACTCGCCTAGAGGCTCTAAAGGAGCTGGCCAAACTGTCAGCAGACCCCACGTTTGCCGCTGAGTTTATCAATATGGAAGGGATCGGGACGTTGGCCCGCCTCGTCGACAGCGGCACCCA CTTTGGTGAAATGCTGGCGTTCACTCTCACTGCATTCCTGGAGTTAATGGATCACGGCATCGTATCCTGGGATCTTATCTCGCTCTCCTTCATCAAGCAG ATTGCCGGCTACGTGAACCAGCCCATGGTGGACGTGTCCATCCTGCAGCGCTCTCTGGCCATCCTGGAGAGCATGGTACTCAACAGCCACAGCCTCTACCACCGAGTGGCTCAGGAGATCACCGTGGGACAGCTCATCGGGCACCT GTCAAACCAAGAGATTCAGACCTATGCCATTGCCCTCATCAATGCGCTTTTCCTGAAAGCACCTGAGGATAGACGGCAG GAGGTGTACACTAACCCGCTGGAGCAGCACCTCACT GAAATGGCAAGCACCTTGGCCCAGAAGCACTTGCGGTCCATCATTCTTAAT CACGTCATAAGAGGAAATCGACCAATCAAAGCAGAGATGGCACATCAGCTGTATGTGCTGCAGGTGTTGACCTTTAATCTTTTGGAGGAACGGATGATGACCAAAATGGATCCAAATGACCAG ACTCAAAGAGACGTGATTTTTGAGCTGCGGAGGATTGCCTTTGATGGAGAAAATGACCCCACTGgcacagaaaaaagaaaggcgTTGTACGCTAAGGATTATAAAATGCTAGGTTTCACG AACCACGTGAACCCTGCTCTGGACTTCACTCAGACTCCCCCAGGGATGCTAGCTTTGGACAACATGTTGTACCTAGCCAAAGTCCATCAGGACACGTACATCCGT ATTGTTCTGGAAAACAGTAGTCGCGAGGATAAGCATGAATGTCCCTTTGGCCGATGTGCCATCGACCTCACTCGGATACTCTGCGAGATACTACAAGTTGGAGAACTGC CTAATGAGGGCTGCAATGACTACCATCCCATGTTCTTCACACATGACCGGGCGTGGGAGGAGTTCTTCTGCGTCTGCATCCAGCTGCTCAATAAAACCTGGAAGGAGATGAGGGCCACCTCTGAGGACTTTAATAAG GTGATGCAGGTAGTCCGAGAACAGATCACCAGGGCTCTGGCCATGAAGCCCTCGTCTTTAGACCAGCTGAAGAACAAGCTGCGAGGTCTCAGCTATTCGGAGATACTGCGACTACGACAGTCTGAGAGAATGAGCCAGGATGACTTTCAGTCTCCGCCCATCAT CGAGCTGCGAGAGAGAATCCAGCCTGAGATTCTGGAGCTCATTAAACAGCAACGACTCAATCGGCTATGTGAGGGCAGCTGTTTCCGAAAAGTGGGGAACCGCCGAAGGCAAG AGAAATTTTGGTTCTGCAGACTCTCTCTTAACCACAAAGTGCTGCACTACGGGGACTTGGATGAATCACGTCAGGGTGAAGTGCCTTTTGAGATGCTAAGTGACAAGA TCCCAGTCTCTGACATCAAGTCTGTGCTGACTGGAAAGGACTGCCCTCACATGAAGGAGAAAAGTGCTCTGAAACAAAACAAG GAGGTGCTGGAGTTGGCTTTCTCTGTCTTTTATGATCCGGATGAGACGCTCAACTTTGTTGCGCCCAACAAATATGAG TattgcatctggacggacggcCTCTGCGCACTGCTGGGCAGAGAGATGAGCAGTGACCTGACCCGCAGTGACCTGGACACGCTTATCAGCATGGAGATGAAGCTCCGCCTCCTGGACCTTGAGAACATCACAATCCCAGAGGCCCCGCCCCCTGTCCCCAAAGAGCCAAGCTCTTATAATTTCACTTACAACTACAGCTGA
- the elmo2 gene encoding engulfment and cell motility protein 2 isoform X4: MPPPVDIVKVAIEWPGANAQLIEMDQKRPLTSIIREVCDGWSLSGSEQFALRYADGPQLYITEQSRSEIKNGTILRLAISPGRAARQLLERIQSHGIDTRLEALKELAKLSADPTFAAEFINMEGIGTLARLVDSGTHFGEMLAFTLTAFLELMDHGIVSWDLISLSFIKQIAGYVNQPMVDVSILQRSLAILESMVLNSHSLYHRVAQEITVGQLIGHLSNQEIQTYAIALINALFLKAPEDRRQEMASTLAQKHLRSIILNHVIRGNRPIKAEMAHQLYVLQVLTFNLLEERMMTKMDPNDQTQRDVIFELRRIAFDGENDPTGTEKRKALYAKDYKMLGFTNHVNPALDFTQTPPGMLALDNMLYLAKVHQDTYIRIVLENSSREDKHECPFGRCAIDLTRILCEILQVGELPNEGCNDYHPMFFTHDRAWEEFFCVCIQLLNKTWKEMRATSEDFNKVMQVVREQITRALAMKPSSLDQLKNKLRGLSYSEILRLRQSERMSQDDFQSPPIIELRERIQPEILELIKQQRLNRLCEGSCFRKVGNRRRQEKFWFCRLSLNHKVLHYGDLDESRQGEVPFEMLSDKIPVSDIKSVLTGKDCPHMKEKSALKQNKEVLELAFSVFYDPDETLNFVAPNKYEYCIWTDGLCALLGREMSSDLTRSDLDTLISMEMKLRLLDLENITIPEAPPPVPKEPSSYNFTYNYS; this comes from the exons ATGCCCCCACCTGTTGACATTGTGAAGGTGGCTATCGAATGGCCGGGTGCAAATGCTCAACTTATAGAGATGGACCAG AAAAGACCTTTGACCTCAATCATCCGCGAAGTCTGTGATGG ATGGTCTTTGTCTGGCTCTGAACAGTTTGCTCTGCGGTATGCTGATGGTCCTCAGCTCTATATCACTGAACAG AGTCGCAGTGAAATAAAGAACGGGACCATCCTTCGATTAGCCATTTCACCC GGCCGTGCTGCTCGTCAGCTCCTGGAGCGTATCCAGTCCCATGGGATTGACACTCGCCTAGAGGCTCTAAAGGAGCTGGCCAAACTGTCAGCAGACCCCACGTTTGCCGCTGAGTTTATCAATATGGAAGGGATCGGGACGTTGGCCCGCCTCGTCGACAGCGGCACCCA CTTTGGTGAAATGCTGGCGTTCACTCTCACTGCATTCCTGGAGTTAATGGATCACGGCATCGTATCCTGGGATCTTATCTCGCTCTCCTTCATCAAGCAG ATTGCCGGCTACGTGAACCAGCCCATGGTGGACGTGTCCATCCTGCAGCGCTCTCTGGCCATCCTGGAGAGCATGGTACTCAACAGCCACAGCCTCTACCACCGAGTGGCTCAGGAGATCACCGTGGGACAGCTCATCGGGCACCT GTCAAACCAAGAGATTCAGACCTATGCCATTGCCCTCATCAATGCGCTTTTCCTGAAAGCACCTGAGGATAGACGGCAG GAAATGGCAAGCACCTTGGCCCAGAAGCACTTGCGGTCCATCATTCTTAAT CACGTCATAAGAGGAAATCGACCAATCAAAGCAGAGATGGCACATCAGCTGTATGTGCTGCAGGTGTTGACCTTTAATCTTTTGGAGGAACGGATGATGACCAAAATGGATCCAAATGACCAG ACTCAAAGAGACGTGATTTTTGAGCTGCGGAGGATTGCCTTTGATGGAGAAAATGACCCCACTGgcacagaaaaaagaaaggcgTTGTACGCTAAGGATTATAAAATGCTAGGTTTCACG AACCACGTGAACCCTGCTCTGGACTTCACTCAGACTCCCCCAGGGATGCTAGCTTTGGACAACATGTTGTACCTAGCCAAAGTCCATCAGGACACGTACATCCGT ATTGTTCTGGAAAACAGTAGTCGCGAGGATAAGCATGAATGTCCCTTTGGCCGATGTGCCATCGACCTCACTCGGATACTCTGCGAGATACTACAAGTTGGAGAACTGC CTAATGAGGGCTGCAATGACTACCATCCCATGTTCTTCACACATGACCGGGCGTGGGAGGAGTTCTTCTGCGTCTGCATCCAGCTGCTCAATAAAACCTGGAAGGAGATGAGGGCCACCTCTGAGGACTTTAATAAG GTGATGCAGGTAGTCCGAGAACAGATCACCAGGGCTCTGGCCATGAAGCCCTCGTCTTTAGACCAGCTGAAGAACAAGCTGCGAGGTCTCAGCTATTCGGAGATACTGCGACTACGACAGTCTGAGAGAATGAGCCAGGATGACTTTCAGTCTCCGCCCATCAT CGAGCTGCGAGAGAGAATCCAGCCTGAGATTCTGGAGCTCATTAAACAGCAACGACTCAATCGGCTATGTGAGGGCAGCTGTTTCCGAAAAGTGGGGAACCGCCGAAGGCAAG AGAAATTTTGGTTCTGCAGACTCTCTCTTAACCACAAAGTGCTGCACTACGGGGACTTGGATGAATCACGTCAGGGTGAAGTGCCTTTTGAGATGCTAAGTGACAAGA TCCCAGTCTCTGACATCAAGTCTGTGCTGACTGGAAAGGACTGCCCTCACATGAAGGAGAAAAGTGCTCTGAAACAAAACAAG GAGGTGCTGGAGTTGGCTTTCTCTGTCTTTTATGATCCGGATGAGACGCTCAACTTTGTTGCGCCCAACAAATATGAG TattgcatctggacggacggcCTCTGCGCACTGCTGGGCAGAGAGATGAGCAGTGACCTGACCCGCAGTGACCTGGACACGCTTATCAGCATGGAGATGAAGCTCCGCCTCCTGGACCTTGAGAACATCACAATCCCAGAGGCCCCGCCCCCTGTCCCCAAAGAGCCAAGCTCTTATAATTTCACTTACAACTACAGCTGA
- the elmo2 gene encoding engulfment and cell motility protein 2 isoform X3, with protein MPPPVDIVKVAIEWPGANAQLIEMDQKRPLTSIIREVCDGWSLSGSEQFALRYADGPQLYITEQSRSEIKNGTILRLAISPGRAARQLLERIQSHGIDTRLEALKELAKLSADPTFAAEFINMEGIGTLARLVDSGTHFGEMLAFTLTAFLELMDHGIVSWDLISLSFIKQIAGYVNQPMVDVSILQRSLAILESMVLNSHSLYHRVAQEITVGQLIGHLQVSNQEIQTYAIALINALFLKAPEDRRQEMASTLAQKHLRSIILNHVIRGNRPIKAEMAHQLYVLQVLTFNLLEERMMTKMDPNDQTQRDVIFELRRIAFDGENDPTGTEKRKALYAKDYKMLGFTNHVNPALDFTQTPPGMLALDNMLYLAKVHQDTYIRIVLENSSREDKHECPFGRCAIDLTRILCEILQVGELPNEGCNDYHPMFFTHDRAWEEFFCVCIQLLNKTWKEMRATSEDFNKVMQVVREQITRALAMKPSSLDQLKNKLRGLSYSEILRLRQSERMSQDDFQSPPIIELRERIQPEILELIKQQRLNRLCEGSCFRKVGNRRRQEKFWFCRLSLNHKVLHYGDLDESRQGEVPFEMLSDKIPVSDIKSVLTGKDCPHMKEKSALKQNKEVLELAFSVFYDPDETLNFVAPNKYEYCIWTDGLCALLGREMSSDLTRSDLDTLISMEMKLRLLDLENITIPEAPPPVPKEPSSYNFTYNYS; from the exons ATGCCCCCACCTGTTGACATTGTGAAGGTGGCTATCGAATGGCCGGGTGCAAATGCTCAACTTATAGAGATGGACCAG AAAAGACCTTTGACCTCAATCATCCGCGAAGTCTGTGATGG ATGGTCTTTGTCTGGCTCTGAACAGTTTGCTCTGCGGTATGCTGATGGTCCTCAGCTCTATATCACTGAACAG AGTCGCAGTGAAATAAAGAACGGGACCATCCTTCGATTAGCCATTTCACCC GGCCGTGCTGCTCGTCAGCTCCTGGAGCGTATCCAGTCCCATGGGATTGACACTCGCCTAGAGGCTCTAAAGGAGCTGGCCAAACTGTCAGCAGACCCCACGTTTGCCGCTGAGTTTATCAATATGGAAGGGATCGGGACGTTGGCCCGCCTCGTCGACAGCGGCACCCA CTTTGGTGAAATGCTGGCGTTCACTCTCACTGCATTCCTGGAGTTAATGGATCACGGCATCGTATCCTGGGATCTTATCTCGCTCTCCTTCATCAAGCAG ATTGCCGGCTACGTGAACCAGCCCATGGTGGACGTGTCCATCCTGCAGCGCTCTCTGGCCATCCTGGAGAGCATGGTACTCAACAGCCACAGCCTCTACCACCGAGTGGCTCAGGAGATCACCGTGGGACAGCTCATCGGGCACCTGCAAGt GTCAAACCAAGAGATTCAGACCTATGCCATTGCCCTCATCAATGCGCTTTTCCTGAAAGCACCTGAGGATAGACGGCAG GAAATGGCAAGCACCTTGGCCCAGAAGCACTTGCGGTCCATCATTCTTAAT CACGTCATAAGAGGAAATCGACCAATCAAAGCAGAGATGGCACATCAGCTGTATGTGCTGCAGGTGTTGACCTTTAATCTTTTGGAGGAACGGATGATGACCAAAATGGATCCAAATGACCAG ACTCAAAGAGACGTGATTTTTGAGCTGCGGAGGATTGCCTTTGATGGAGAAAATGACCCCACTGgcacagaaaaaagaaaggcgTTGTACGCTAAGGATTATAAAATGCTAGGTTTCACG AACCACGTGAACCCTGCTCTGGACTTCACTCAGACTCCCCCAGGGATGCTAGCTTTGGACAACATGTTGTACCTAGCCAAAGTCCATCAGGACACGTACATCCGT ATTGTTCTGGAAAACAGTAGTCGCGAGGATAAGCATGAATGTCCCTTTGGCCGATGTGCCATCGACCTCACTCGGATACTCTGCGAGATACTACAAGTTGGAGAACTGC CTAATGAGGGCTGCAATGACTACCATCCCATGTTCTTCACACATGACCGGGCGTGGGAGGAGTTCTTCTGCGTCTGCATCCAGCTGCTCAATAAAACCTGGAAGGAGATGAGGGCCACCTCTGAGGACTTTAATAAG GTGATGCAGGTAGTCCGAGAACAGATCACCAGGGCTCTGGCCATGAAGCCCTCGTCTTTAGACCAGCTGAAGAACAAGCTGCGAGGTCTCAGCTATTCGGAGATACTGCGACTACGACAGTCTGAGAGAATGAGCCAGGATGACTTTCAGTCTCCGCCCATCAT CGAGCTGCGAGAGAGAATCCAGCCTGAGATTCTGGAGCTCATTAAACAGCAACGACTCAATCGGCTATGTGAGGGCAGCTGTTTCCGAAAAGTGGGGAACCGCCGAAGGCAAG AGAAATTTTGGTTCTGCAGACTCTCTCTTAACCACAAAGTGCTGCACTACGGGGACTTGGATGAATCACGTCAGGGTGAAGTGCCTTTTGAGATGCTAAGTGACAAGA TCCCAGTCTCTGACATCAAGTCTGTGCTGACTGGAAAGGACTGCCCTCACATGAAGGAGAAAAGTGCTCTGAAACAAAACAAG GAGGTGCTGGAGTTGGCTTTCTCTGTCTTTTATGATCCGGATGAGACGCTCAACTTTGTTGCGCCCAACAAATATGAG TattgcatctggacggacggcCTCTGCGCACTGCTGGGCAGAGAGATGAGCAGTGACCTGACCCGCAGTGACCTGGACACGCTTATCAGCATGGAGATGAAGCTCCGCCTCCTGGACCTTGAGAACATCACAATCCCAGAGGCCCCGCCCCCTGTCCCCAAAGAGCCAAGCTCTTATAATTTCACTTACAACTACAGCTGA